The Nocardia sp. NBC_01329 sequence CGTCTCCTCGGAGTCCCAGTCCGCTTCGAGGGTGAGCGTTCCACGCAGCGATCCACGGCCGGTGCGGTCTGCCCGTCGGACCAGCGGCACGACCTTGGCCACAGGGTGCCCGGCACGGCTGATCACGATCTCCTCGCCGCGCTCGACGCGTTCCACGATGCGTGACAGATTGGTCTTCGCCTCGTGGATATTGAACTGTTCCGCCGCGTTGCCGGCCATGGCCACCTCCTTAGCTAACAGGTTAGCCCACTGAGGCTTCGTCCCACAGCGTCACAGGGGACACGCCCCTCACCGCATCTCCCGGCCTATCCAGAGGTTCGTCGAGCTCGCCGGCTACTCCGGCACTTCGAGCACACCCTCGTCGACCGCCCACTTGATGGTCTTCTGTAAACGTTCGCACGTGTCCGGCCGACCGGGCCCGTGCCCCTTGGCACTGAGCTCGGCGAAGACCGGGCAGCGTTCGGCCGGGTTCTCGGTCCACTGCACCGAGGTCTGCCGGGCGCTGCTCTTACGGACCCGCACCTCGGTATGGCAGGCCTGACACCGCAGCGGTGTCAGGCCGTCCTCCAGATACCGTTCCTGGTCCACGACCGTCTGGGCCCGCACCTCGGCCCGCCGGGCGGGCTGGTCGGCGAAATCGGGTGCTTTCGCCCAGCTGGTCATATCAGACTCCCGCCTCCGCCTGGTCGGCGTCCGCTTCTTGTTCGCGTTTGCGCCGCAGGTTCTCTTCGACCTCGGCTTCCCATGCCTCGTTCGCCTTCGTGGTGTCGACCTCGAATTCGAACCGCTGGGTCATCTTCTCGGTCACCTCGGCGATATCGACGTAGAACTGGTCGTACCAGCGCCGCAGCTGGTAGACCGGGCCGTCCTCCTCGCAGAGCAACGGATTCTCGACCTTGGACTTGTGCTTCCAGATCTCGACATCCTGCAGGAACCCGTCGCCGAAGAAATCGGCCATGGTCCGCGCGAGATTCTGTGCGGTCGCGTCGTCGAGGCCCTTGGGCTTCTCGACGGTCAGACCCCACTGCAACATGAACGAGTCCTGCGACACCGGGTAGTGGCAGTTGATCAGCTGGACCTTGATCTCGTAGCCGCCGTAGCTGTTGATCAGGGGGTTGATCATGTAGGAGGGGCCGAAGTACGACGCCTCCGATTTCAACAGCTGCTCACCGGCGTACTTGGCGCCCGCACCGACGTCCGGGCGACCCTTGGTCTCCAGGAACTGAGTGGCGACATGCCCCTCGAAGACGTTCTTGAAGTAGGTGGGGAACGCGAAGTGGATGTAGAAGAAGTGGGCCATATCGACCACGTTGTCGATGATCTCGCGGCAGTTCGCGCCCTCGATCAGCAGATTGTTCCAGGTCCACTCGGTCCAGCCGCTTTCGAGCTCCTCGACCGGGTTACCGTCGGCATCGGTGTAGGGGCCCTCGATATGCGGGATGGTGACCTCCGGTGGCGGCTGATTGCCCTCGTGGTCGTGCCAGACGAAGAGCTGACCGTTGCGTTCGAGGGTGGTCCACCGCCGAGTCCGCGCCAGCGGCGGTACGCGCCGGGCGTAGGGAATCGAGGTGCACTTGCCGTTCGCGCCCCAGCGCCAGTCGTGGAACGGGCAGGCGATATCGTCGCCCTTCACCTCGCCCATGCTGAGGTCGCCGCCCATATGGCGGCAGTAGGCGTCGAGTATGTGCAACTCGTCGGCACTGTCGGCCCACACCACGAGCTTGGTCCCGAACGCCTGTACCGAATGCGGTTTGCCGTCCCGGAAATTCTGCGCCAACCCCAGGCAATGCCATCCGCGGGCGTATCGGGTGGGAACCGAGCCGACGTCGAGCTCGCGGACCTTCGCACCGCCCGGCGTGGTTGCTGCCATCGCAATTCCTCCTCTTGCTGTACTAGAACACGTTACAAAACTGGCGTCCCGAATGCCAGCGATTCGCGCTACATCCTGCACATGTCGCATATCCGCAGCACCCAGACACCGGTTCTCGACATGAACGAGAACCTGTTCTAGTCTCAGAAGTAAATTCTGCGGTGAGCAGATGACTACCGGTTAGCAAAACGACCAGGCAGGAGCAGGGCCGGAGATGACGCGAGAAGTGACGGAGCGGGTCGAAGCGCTATTGCCCACACTGCGCGCCCGCGCGCAGGAGGCGGAAGACCTTCGGCAGATTCCCGAGGAATCCATCAAGGACCTGCAGGAAGCCGGTTTCTTCCGACTCCTGCAGCCGAAGCAGTGGGGCGGGCACGCCGCAAATCCGGTCGTCTTCTACGACACGGTCCGCAAGATCGCCAGCGCGTGCGGGTCCACCGGCTGGGTGGCCGGGATCATCGGCGTGCACAACTGGCATCTGGCGCTGTTCGGCCAGGAGGCGCAGGAAGAGGTGTGGGGCGATAACACCGATGTGCGGATCTCCTCGTCCTACGCGCCGATGGGCGCCGGCACTGTGGTCGACGGCGGCTACCGGGTCAGCGGCTCGTGGGCCTGGTCCTCGGGTTCCGGGCACGCCGACTGGACCTTCGTCGGCGGACCGGTGATCAAGAACGGTAAACCGGTCGATTTCGGCAGCTTCCTGGTCCCGCGCTCCGAATACGAGATCGACGACGTCTGGAACGTGGTCGGCCTGCGCGGTACCGGTTCGAACACCCTCGTGGTGAAGGACGTTTTCGTCCCCACGCACCGGTTCCTCAGCTACAAGACCATGAACGATCTGAAATCGCCGGGTCTGGAACGCAACACCGACCCGGTCTACAGGATGCCGTGGGGCACCATCCACCCCACCACCATCTCCGCGCCGATCGTCGGTATGGCCTACGGCGCCTACGAGGCCCATGTCGAGCACCAGGGCAAGCGGCTGCGCGCGGCCTACGCCGGCGAGAAAGCCAAGGAGGATCCGTTCACCAAGGTCCGGATCGCCGAGGCGTCCAGCGATATCGACGCCGCCTGGCGGCAGCTGTCGGGCAATGTCGCCGACGAGTACGCGCTCTTGCTGGAAGGCAAGGAGATCCCGTTCGACCTGCGGGTGCGCGCCCGGCGCGACCAGGTTCGCGCGACCGGCCGGGCCATCGCCTCGATCGACAAACTCTTCGAGAGCTCCGGTGCCACCGCCCTGGTCAACGGCACCCCGCTACAGCGGTTCTGGCGCGACGCGCACGCCGGCCGCGTGCACGCCTCCAACGATCCCGAGCGGGCCTACGTCATGTACGGCACCCACGAGTTCGGGCTCCCGGTTTCCGACGGGATGGTGTGATGACCTCGACCGCCGAACTCACCTACGAGTCCACTTCGCGGTTCGCGCAGGTTCGTCCGGATCTGAAACTGCACTACCACGAGGCCGGGGTCGGTAACGGTCCCACCATCGTGCTGCTGCACGGCGGCGGGCCGGGCGCTTCGTCGTGGTCGAATTTCTCTCGCAATATCCCGGTGCTGGCCCGCGATTTCCATGTGATCGCGGTCGACCAGCCCGGCTACGGACAGTCCGACAAGCCGACCGAGCATCCGCAGTACTTCGTGCACAGCTCCTCGGCGCTGAAGGATCTGCTCGACACCCTGGAGATCACCGACCGCGTCCACCTACTGGGCAACTCGCTCGGCGGCGGCGCCGCGGTGCGATTCGCGCTCGACTACCCCGATCGGGCCGGAAAACTGGTCCTGATGGGACCGGGCGGGCTGAGCACCAACCTGTTCGCCGCCGACCCCACCGAGGGCGTCAAACTGCTGGGCAAGTTCAATTACGAACCCACCCGGGAGAATCTCGAGGCGTTCCTGCGGATCATGGTGTTCGACCAGGCCCTGGTCACCGAGGAACTGATCGGCGAACGGTTCGCGTCCGCGAGCACCCCCGAGGCGCTCGCGGCCACCCGCGCCATGGGTAAATCCTTCGCGAGCGCCGATTTCGAGAAGGGGATGCTCTGGCGCGATGCCTACCAACTGCGGCAGCCGGTACTGCTGATATGGGGTCGTGAGGACCGGGTGAACCCGCTCGACGGCGCGCTGGTGGCGCTCAAGAGCATTCCCCGGGCCCAGCTGCACGTCTTCGGCGGCTGCGGACACTGGGCGCAGCTGGAGAAGTTCGCCGAGTTCAACCGGCTGGCCACCGATTTCCTGCTCGGCGTCAAGGAGAAATGACAATGAGTATC is a genomic window containing:
- the hsaA gene encoding 3-hydroxy-9,10-secoandrosta-1,3,5(10)-triene-9,17-dione monooxygenase oxygenase subunit, whose protein sequence is MTREVTERVEALLPTLRARAQEAEDLRQIPEESIKDLQEAGFFRLLQPKQWGGHAANPVVFYDTVRKIASACGSTGWVAGIIGVHNWHLALFGQEAQEEVWGDNTDVRISSSYAPMGAGTVVDGGYRVSGSWAWSSGSGHADWTFVGGPVIKNGKPVDFGSFLVPRSEYEIDDVWNVVGLRGTGSNTLVVKDVFVPTHRFLSYKTMNDLKSPGLERNTDPVYRMPWGTIHPTTISAPIVGMAYGAYEAHVEHQGKRLRAAYAGEKAKEDPFTKVRIAEASSDIDAAWRQLSGNVADEYALLLEGKEIPFDLRVRARRDQVRATGRAIASIDKLFESSGATALVNGTPLQRFWRDAHAGRVHASNDPERAYVMYGTHEFGLPVSDGMV
- a CDS encoding type II toxin-antitoxin system Phd/YefM family antitoxin; this encodes MAGNAAEQFNIHEAKTNLSRIVERVERGEEIVISRAGHPVAKVVPLVRRADRTGRGSLRGTLTLEADWDSEETNEAIADEFGIPR
- a CDS encoding Rieske 2Fe-2S domain-containing protein, encoding MAATTPGGAKVRELDVGSVPTRYARGWHCLGLAQNFRDGKPHSVQAFGTKLVVWADSADELHILDAYCRHMGGDLSMGEVKGDDIACPFHDWRWGANGKCTSIPYARRVPPLARTRRWTTLERNGQLFVWHDHEGNQPPPEVTIPHIEGPYTDADGNPVEELESGWTEWTWNNLLIEGANCREIIDNVVDMAHFFYIHFAFPTYFKNVFEGHVATQFLETKGRPDVGAGAKYAGEQLLKSEASYFGPSYMINPLINSYGGYEIKVQLINCHYPVSQDSFMLQWGLTVEKPKGLDDATAQNLARTMADFFGDGFLQDVEIWKHKSKVENPLLCEEDGPVYQLRRWYDQFYVDIAEVTEKMTQRFEFEVDTTKANEAWEAEVEENLRRKREQEADADQAEAGV
- the hsaD gene encoding 4,5:9,10-diseco-3-hydroxy-5,9,17-trioxoandrosta-1(10),2-diene-4-oate hydrolase; its protein translation is MTSTAELTYESTSRFAQVRPDLKLHYHEAGVGNGPTIVLLHGGGPGASSWSNFSRNIPVLARDFHVIAVDQPGYGQSDKPTEHPQYFVHSSSALKDLLDTLEITDRVHLLGNSLGGGAAVRFALDYPDRAGKLVLMGPGGLSTNLFAADPTEGVKLLGKFNYEPTRENLEAFLRIMVFDQALVTEELIGERFASASTPEALAATRAMGKSFASADFEKGMLWRDAYQLRQPVLLIWGREDRVNPLDGALVALKSIPRAQLHVFGGCGHWAQLEKFAEFNRLATDFLLGVKEK